In the genome of Notamacropus eugenii isolate mMacEug1 chromosome 5, mMacEug1.pri_v2, whole genome shotgun sequence, one region contains:
- the TEX26 gene encoding testis-expressed protein 26 isoform X3 translates to MMHEYTPKRGEVTEPIRHNDLKRLGYSYKLDDPIGTKTLYTEQYDWKPYSKVQMIRSGTAVAARNNNPHPSQEFMIWKLPRQCSSTQSTCSSPWRVPATIQELRKAIADQYTSRFREDYLDQAQLMRLKETMQQVPLDWKKLLPRRLETEFRRNFQVPAKIPELHDKTCRYGCNASSTVAACGPVPSVLLSHIWNQEHSKKQSTYERHYGKECLDCAMILSSLPEAEVKKYLEKVPEKERKILQNFINENWNRGNKHK, encoded by the exons ATGATGCACGAGTACACCCCTAAGCGAGGAGAAGTGACTGAACCAATTCG TCATAATGATCTCAAAAGGTTAGGATATTCATACAAGCTCGATGATCCTATTGGCACCAAGACATTATACACTGAACAGTATGATTGGAAACCATACTCTAAAGTACAAATGATAAGGTCCGGAACAGCTGTAGCAGCTAGGAACAATAATCCCCATCCTAGTCAG GAATTTATGATCTGGAAACTACCTCGTCAATGTTCAAGTACACAATCAACTTGTTCGTCTCCATGGAGAGTTCCTGCTACAATCCAAGAACTCCGTAAAGCAATAGCAGATCAGTATACCTCTCGTTTCCGGGAAGACTACTTGGACCAAGCACAAT TAATGAGACTGAAAGAAACCATGCAACAAGTACCTCTTGATTGGAAAAAATTACTTCCTCGGCGTCTGGAAACTGAGTTTAGGCGTAATTTCCAAGTCCCAGCAAAGATACCTGAATTACACGACAAGACTTGCCGATATGGATGTAATGCGTCATCGACAGTTGCTGCTTGTGGACCTG TTCCTTCAGTTCTGCTTAGCCACATTTGGAACCAAGAACATTCAAAGAAACAGAGTACATATGAAAGACATTATGGAAAGGAGTGCTTAGATTGTGCCATGATTTTAAGTTCTCTCCCTGAAGCTGAAGTCAAGAAGTACCTCGAGAAAGTTCCAGAGAAGG aaagaaaaattcttcagaatttcattaatGAAAATTGGAATAGGGGCAACAAGCATAAATAA
- the TEX26 gene encoding testis-expressed protein 26 isoform X2: protein MYAPVGDTSWDSYETTMMHEYTPKRGEVTEPIRHNDLKRLGYSYKLDDPIGTKTLYTEQYDWKPYSKVQMIRSGTAVAARNNNPHPSQEFMIWKLPRQCSSTQSTCSSPWRVPATIQELRKAIADQYTSRFREDYLDQAQLMRLKETMQQVPLDWKKLLPRRLETEFRRNFQVPAKIPELHDKTCRYGCNASSTVAACGPVPSVLLSHIWNQEHSKKQSTYERHYGKECLDCAMILSSLPEAEVKKYLEKVPEKERKILQNFINENWNRGNKHK from the exons TGGGAGATACCAGTTGGGATTCCTATGAAACTACAATGATGCACGAGTACACCCCTAAGCGAGGAGAAGTGACTGAACCAATTCG TCATAATGATCTCAAAAGGTTAGGATATTCATACAAGCTCGATGATCCTATTGGCACCAAGACATTATACACTGAACAGTATGATTGGAAACCATACTCTAAAGTACAAATGATAAGGTCCGGAACAGCTGTAGCAGCTAGGAACAATAATCCCCATCCTAGTCAG GAATTTATGATCTGGAAACTACCTCGTCAATGTTCAAGTACACAATCAACTTGTTCGTCTCCATGGAGAGTTCCTGCTACAATCCAAGAACTCCGTAAAGCAATAGCAGATCAGTATACCTCTCGTTTCCGGGAAGACTACTTGGACCAAGCACAAT TAATGAGACTGAAAGAAACCATGCAACAAGTACCTCTTGATTGGAAAAAATTACTTCCTCGGCGTCTGGAAACTGAGTTTAGGCGTAATTTCCAAGTCCCAGCAAAGATACCTGAATTACACGACAAGACTTGCCGATATGGATGTAATGCGTCATCGACAGTTGCTGCTTGTGGACCTG TTCCTTCAGTTCTGCTTAGCCACATTTGGAACCAAGAACATTCAAAGAAACAGAGTACATATGAAAGACATTATGGAAAGGAGTGCTTAGATTGTGCCATGATTTTAAGTTCTCTCCCTGAAGCTGAAGTCAAGAAGTACCTCGAGAAAGTTCCAGAGAAGG aaagaaaaattcttcagaatttcattaatGAAAATTGGAATAGGGGCAACAAGCATAAATAA
- the TEX26 gene encoding testis-expressed protein 26 isoform X1 — protein sequence MMNSRILHPRLIEVGDTSWDSYETTMMHEYTPKRGEVTEPIRHNDLKRLGYSYKLDDPIGTKTLYTEQYDWKPYSKVQMIRSGTAVAARNNNPHPSQEFMIWKLPRQCSSTQSTCSSPWRVPATIQELRKAIADQYTSRFREDYLDQAQLMRLKETMQQVPLDWKKLLPRRLETEFRRNFQVPAKIPELHDKTCRYGCNASSTVAACGPVPSVLLSHIWNQEHSKKQSTYERHYGKECLDCAMILSSLPEAEVKKYLEKVPEKERKILQNFINENWNRGNKHK from the exons ATGATGAACTCCAGGATTCTCCACCCTAGGCTTATAGAAG TGGGAGATACCAGTTGGGATTCCTATGAAACTACAATGATGCACGAGTACACCCCTAAGCGAGGAGAAGTGACTGAACCAATTCG TCATAATGATCTCAAAAGGTTAGGATATTCATACAAGCTCGATGATCCTATTGGCACCAAGACATTATACACTGAACAGTATGATTGGAAACCATACTCTAAAGTACAAATGATAAGGTCCGGAACAGCTGTAGCAGCTAGGAACAATAATCCCCATCCTAGTCAG GAATTTATGATCTGGAAACTACCTCGTCAATGTTCAAGTACACAATCAACTTGTTCGTCTCCATGGAGAGTTCCTGCTACAATCCAAGAACTCCGTAAAGCAATAGCAGATCAGTATACCTCTCGTTTCCGGGAAGACTACTTGGACCAAGCACAAT TAATGAGACTGAAAGAAACCATGCAACAAGTACCTCTTGATTGGAAAAAATTACTTCCTCGGCGTCTGGAAACTGAGTTTAGGCGTAATTTCCAAGTCCCAGCAAAGATACCTGAATTACACGACAAGACTTGCCGATATGGATGTAATGCGTCATCGACAGTTGCTGCTTGTGGACCTG TTCCTTCAGTTCTGCTTAGCCACATTTGGAACCAAGAACATTCAAAGAAACAGAGTACATATGAAAGACATTATGGAAAGGAGTGCTTAGATTGTGCCATGATTTTAAGTTCTCTCCCTGAAGCTGAAGTCAAGAAGTACCTCGAGAAAGTTCCAGAGAAGG aaagaaaaattcttcagaatttcattaatGAAAATTGGAATAGGGGCAACAAGCATAAATAA